The Arachis hypogaea cultivar Tifrunner chromosome 14, arahy.Tifrunner.gnm2.J5K5, whole genome shotgun sequence genome has a segment encoding these proteins:
- the LOC112744101 gene encoding gibberellin 20-oxidase-like protein, translating into MSTYVEIPILDISQPLQPSSLSSLTKAAKEWGFFHIINHGISKDLCIQLQSLSKQFFSLPYDTKLKLGPFSSLKSYTPHFIASPFFESLRVNGPNFYVSAKSSSDLLFDKQDSKLSEMLQEYGNKMEELSKKILRAVLMSLGEGIEKKFLESEFSKCHGYFRINNYSSSQVENNNIIIEKEEEENDDEELLVEGLGMHTDMSCITILYQDEIGGLQVRSKNDNNNNNNEGGGREKWIDIKSSEGTLVVNIGDMLQAWSNDKLRSSEHRVVLRKPSIVKKNNSRFSLAFFWCFEDEKIILAPDEVVGEGNKRFYKPFLCLDYLKFRENNVRGKFEKVGYTVKDFAGIKAQL; encoded by the exons ATGTCTACGTATGTTGAAATTCCTATCTTAGACATATCACAACCTTTGCAACCTTCTTCACTGTCCTCTCTCACCAAAGCAGCCAAAGAGTGGGGATTCTTCCACATCATCAACCATGGAATCTCCAAAGATCTTTGCATCCAACTCCAATCACTATCCAAACAATTCTTCAGCCTCCCTTATGATACAAAACTCAAGCTTGGCCCTTTTTCATCTCTTAAATCTTACACTCCCCATTTCATTGCATCTCCTTTCTTTGAGAGCCTCAGAGTTAATGGACCTAACTTCTATGTTTCAGCTAAGAGTTCTTCAGATCTACTCTTTGATAAACAAGATTCCAAATTAAG TGAGATGCTGCAAGAATATGGTAATAAGATGGAAGAATTGTCAAAGAAAATCCTAAGGGCAGTGTTGATGAGTTTAGGGgaaggaattgagaagaagttTCTTGAATCTGAATTCAGCAAGTGCCATGGTTACTTCAGAATAAACAATTATTCATCATCACaagtagaaaataataatattattatcgaaaaagaagaagaagaaaatgatgatgaagaatTATTAGTTGAGGGTCTTGGAATGCACACTGATATGAGTTGCATAACAATCCTATACCAAGATGAAATTGGAGGGCTTCAAGTGAGAtcgaaaaatgataataataataataataacgaaggaggaggaagagaaaaatGGATAGACATAAAATCCTCAGAAGGAACCCTAGTTGTGAACATTGGAGACATGTTACAAGCTTGGAGCAATGATAAATTAAGATCTTCAGAGCATAGAGTTGTTTTGAGGAAGCCATCAATAGTGAAGAAGAATAATAGTAGGTTTTCATTGGCATTTTTTTGGTGCTTTGAGGATGAAAAGATTATTTTGGCTCCTGACGAAGTTGTTGGTGAAGGGAACAAGAGATTTTACAAGCCATTTTTGTGCTTGGATTATTTGAAGTTTAGAGAGAATAATGTGAGAGGAAAATTTGAAAAGGTTGGTTATACAGTCAAGGATTTTGCTGGGATTAAAGCACAGCTTTGA
- the LOC140178733 gene encoding protein NRT1/ PTR FAMILY 5.4-like has translation MVVSGFAETKRIGVCIQHNLMENPKPYVPISIWWLLPHYVISGTSDALTVIEFQELYYNQMQEGMRSLGAAALSVIFELRSFVNNEIIVILVAISSRFEDKWMQNNLNKANLHHFY, from the coding sequence ATGGTTGTCTCGGGTTTTGCAGAGACCAAAAGAATTGGAGTCTGTATTCAACATAATCTTATGGAAAATCCCAAACCTTACGTACCAATAAGTATATGGTGGCTTCTGCCACATTATGTTATTAGTGGCACGTCGGATGCGTTAACAGTGATAGAATTTCAAGAACTGTACTACAATCAGATGCAGGAGGGAATGAGAAGTTTGGGAGCGGCGGCACTCTCCGTTATTTTTGAACTCAGAAGTTTTGTTAACAATGAGATTATAGTTATTTTGGTTGCAATCAGCTCAAGATTTGAGGATAAATGGATGCAAAACAATCTGAATAAGGCCAATCTTCATCACTTTTACTGA